From Poecile atricapillus isolate bPoeAtr1 chromosome Z, bPoeAtr1.hap1, whole genome shotgun sequence, one genomic window encodes:
- the LOC131572949 gene encoding tetraspanin-7-like, with the protein MTLLKLSLMAFSFVFWAAGLTMLIVGLWAKVSLGSYLALSASDYPSAPAILLATGVAVIIWGFLGCFGAATEHRGLLRAYSAFLAAVLAAGLAAGLSALLYRQTLEQGFQEGLRQALLAYGEDDGVADALDALQRALSCCGVESYRDWLASPWGLEQNGSVPLSCCRARRGCQRSPPDARRLHRDGCFGRVTAFVGSNMYYVATAALGLALLQLIGIVLACLLAARVPAHLLGITTTR; encoded by the coding sequence ATGACCCTGCTGAAGCTGTCCCTCATGGCCTTCAGCTTCGTCTTCTGGGCAGCGGGGCTGACCATGCTCATCGTCGGCCTCTGGGCCAAGGTGTCTCTGGGCAGTTACCTGGCGCTGTCGGCCAGCGACTACCCCAGCGCCCCCGCCATCCTCTTGGCCACCGGCGTCGCTGTCATCATCTGGGGCTTCCTGGGATGCTTCGGCGCCGCTACGGAGCACCGGGGACTCCTGCGCGCCTACAGCGCCTTCCTGGCCGCCGTGCTGGCGGCCGGGCTGGCGGCCGGGCTCTCGGCGCTCCTGTACCGCCAGACCCTGGAGCAGGGCTTCCAGGAGGGGCTGCGCCAGGCGCTGCTGGCGTACGGGGAGGACGACGGGGTGGCGGACGCCCTGGACGCGCTGCAGCGGGCCCTGTCCTGCTGCGGTGTGGAGAGCTACCGCGACTGGCTGGCCTCGCCCTGGGGGCTGGAGCAGAACGGCTCGGTGCCCCTCAGCTGCTGCCGGGCCCGCCGCGGCTGCCAGCGCAGCCCGCCCGACGCGCGCAGGCTGCACCGCGACGGCTGCTTCGGCAGGGTGACCGCCTTCGTCGGCAGCAACATGTATTATGTTGCCAccgctgccctggggctggcactgctgcagctcaTCGGTATTGTGCTGGCCTGCCTGCTTGCTGCCCGCGTCCCTGCCCACCTGCTGGGCATCACCACCACTCGCTGA